One segment of Pontibacter akesuensis DNA contains the following:
- a CDS encoding OmpA family protein → MKKSTIMMILGVAAFTACNDPEGTVENDTMGDATADTAVAYQDERGAVEADGVQIKDVGEDFWAGIDWDAPVVDDPEMKNAGVEVRSNNQYNIYTMDDRVLFDTDKAQIRPEGEQKLQEIVNEVKNLPQNGQIRIFGHADARASNEYNKELSAERARAVQDWLQNKGGINANRLSIEAMGETEPRATNETARGRQLNRRVAVVVVTQQS, encoded by the coding sequence ATGAAGAAAAGTACTATAATGATGATTCTTGGGGTTGCAGCCTTTACGGCCTGTAACGACCCGGAAGGAACAGTAGAAAACGATACGATGGGCGATGCGACGGCTGACACTGCCGTTGCCTACCAGGATGAGCGCGGAGCAGTTGAAGCTGACGGCGTGCAGATAAAAGATGTGGGAGAGGATTTCTGGGCAGGCATTGACTGGGATGCACCCGTAGTAGATGACCCTGAAATGAAAAATGCTGGCGTGGAGGTACGCTCTAACAACCAGTATAACATCTATACCATGGACGACCGTGTGCTTTTCGATACGGATAAGGCACAGATCAGGCCTGAAGGCGAGCAGAAGCTGCAGGAAATTGTGAACGAAGTAAAGAACCTGCCACAGAACGGGCAGATCCGTATATTTGGCCACGCTGATGCGCGGGCCAGCAACGAGTATAACAAAGAACTTTCGGCAGAGCGCGCCAGGGCCGTGCAGGACTGGCTCCAGAACAAGGGAGGCATTAACGCGAACCGCCTGTCTATAGAGGCAATGGGCGAAACAGAGCCGAGAGCCACCAACGAAACAGCCAGGGGCCGACAGCTTAACCGCCGCGTAGCCGTGGTGGTAGTTACCCAGCAGTCATAA
- a CDS encoding FAD-dependent oxidoreductase, whose product MTADHITQALWSATTAFKTFPQLQGDIEVDVAVVGAGITGLSTAYLLAKAGKRVAVLEALKVGSGTTGSSTGNLYAPIDERLSSIESKHGEGAMRAVTDSRTAAINFIEERVREFNIDCEFNRVPWYLFTTPDSSDQSKQVEKELDAARKANLPVSPEPPAGFPYQVDAIVNIAHQAQFNPLKYVQGLASAIESDNCRIYEGTKVMDVEDGEPCVVKTQQGTVRAKQVVMATHSPKGIYAVHTAMEPYREYAMAVRLKGELPSGGVYWHVVKGQHHSVRPYSNAQGNFLLVLGEPHVVGHKEHNEECFLRLEEYMTKHFDVDHIVYKWAAQNYKPADNLPYIGTSPTQHNTYIATGFAADGLTWGTVSAMIIQDLILGKENEWASYFSPTRFTPAASAPKFLKENFHVATHLIKDYLFYGDVDQLKDVKVGEGKTIEIDDEKLAAYRDEEGKLHVVSSICTHMGCVVHFNNAEKSWDCPCHGSRFSVEGEVLEGPAIHNLAKPDTTKND is encoded by the coding sequence ATGACAGCAGATCATATCACACAAGCATTATGGAGCGCCACCACAGCGTTTAAAACGTTTCCACAGCTACAGGGAGACATAGAAGTAGATGTAGCCGTAGTTGGCGCAGGCATAACCGGCCTTAGCACCGCATACCTTTTAGCCAAAGCAGGCAAGCGGGTGGCCGTGCTGGAGGCCCTGAAAGTGGGCTCCGGCACCACAGGCTCGTCCACAGGCAACCTGTACGCCCCCATCGACGAGCGGTTGTCTTCCATCGAGTCGAAGCATGGGGAAGGAGCGATGCGCGCAGTAACCGACTCCAGAACGGCAGCCATTAACTTTATAGAGGAGCGGGTAAGAGAATTCAACATCGACTGTGAGTTTAACCGCGTTCCCTGGTACCTTTTTACCACACCAGATTCGAGCGATCAGAGCAAGCAGGTAGAAAAGGAGCTGGATGCTGCCCGAAAGGCCAATCTTCCGGTAAGCCCGGAGCCACCCGCCGGTTTCCCATACCAGGTAGACGCCATCGTGAACATTGCACACCAGGCGCAGTTTAACCCGCTGAAGTATGTGCAGGGGCTCGCTTCCGCCATTGAGAGTGACAACTGCCGCATTTACGAGGGCACCAAGGTGATGGACGTGGAAGACGGCGAGCCATGCGTGGTCAAAACCCAGCAGGGTACCGTTAGAGCCAAACAGGTGGTGATGGCCACGCACTCGCCTAAAGGCATCTATGCCGTGCATACCGCCATGGAACCGTACCGGGAGTACGCTATGGCCGTGCGCCTGAAGGGTGAGCTACCCTCCGGAGGGGTATACTGGCATGTAGTGAAGGGCCAGCACCACTCGGTGCGCCCGTACAGCAACGCGCAGGGCAACTTTTTGCTGGTACTCGGGGAGCCGCACGTAGTAGGCCACAAAGAGCACAACGAGGAGTGTTTTCTAAGGCTGGAGGAATACATGACGAAGCATTTTGATGTAGACCACATCGTGTACAAATGGGCAGCTCAGAACTACAAGCCTGCCGATAACCTGCCTTACATTGGCACCAGCCCCACGCAGCACAACACCTACATTGCCACTGGTTTTGCCGCCGACGGTCTGACCTGGGGCACCGTGTCAGCCATGATCATACAGGACCTTATACTTGGCAAAGAGAACGAGTGGGCCAGCTATTTCTCTCCAACGCGCTTTACACCGGCCGCCTCTGCACCAAAATTCCTGAAAGAGAACTTTCATGTAGCCACGCACCTGATTAAGGATTACCTGTTTTACGGAGACGTAGACCAGCTAAAAGACGTGAAGGTCGGGGAAGGCAAAACAATTGAGATAGACGACGAGAAACTAGCCGCCTACCGCGATGAGGAGGGAAAGCTGCACGTGGTGTCATCCATATGCACGCACATGGGCTGCGTGGTGCATTTTAACAACGCCGAGAAGAGCTGGGACTGCCCTTGCCACGGTAGCCGGTTCTCGGTGGAGGGAGAGGTGCTGGAGGGGCCAGCCATTCACAACCTCGCCAAGCCCGACACCACCAAAAACGATTAA
- a CDS encoding T9SS type A sorting domain-containing protein yields MKYLYLLTTLVLLAYTTQAQITIYHEDFSTTVEGITAAPAGSWAAYTDGVTTNSDPLASRGVYYSTTQTVNGTQAFVVRNKVSTLGFSSATITWSEYRTSGKDGNSSPVNLYYSVDGITYTKITGFTQKNTTYNTWTKINDGVAFLLPAAALGQSNLHLKWEVSVPLSNGSNKQSAFYGIDDISISGMPEEGVSVLNWADIALNEDPFAAGKSYAVHENSVTFSRASAAGVTVSKALVTNADFQNPIKSLTLIQTGATATRGTTLKMNFTEPVSDLTFTLFDVDQVTGQFQDQLVIKGKGFWGQEIILKKTKVKTTFNNSFSPTASSATGVSGADVAAAANGGNVTFTFSEPVGEVTIEYYNNDAAKGNQGIGIHNLNWRRAHAISALPVELIFFKGAVQNSSAKLSWATAQEQENEKFEVERSLDGKTFLKVGEVQGKGNSSIRTAYSYTDTTPGAGTTYYRLRQIDYDGTVSFSNVIALNVQGQSLQGANLANIYPTLASSEVNISLAVDQATVRVLDVNGRAVGQYTLKTSSMVLPVENLQPGVYFVVITDGTRQQTQRIVKR; encoded by the coding sequence ATGAAATACCTTTACCTGCTTACTACCTTAGTACTTTTAGCTTACACAACACAGGCTCAGATTACAATTTATCACGAAGATTTTAGCACAACAGTTGAAGGAATCACTGCTGCTCCTGCGGGTTCCTGGGCTGCCTACACGGATGGAGTGACTACTAACTCCGACCCATTGGCCTCGAGAGGCGTTTACTACAGCACAACGCAAACTGTAAACGGAACCCAGGCATTTGTTGTCAGGAATAAGGTGTCGACCTTAGGCTTCAGCTCCGCAACTATTACATGGTCGGAGTACAGAACATCTGGAAAGGACGGTAACTCATCCCCGGTGAACCTGTATTACAGCGTTGATGGCATTACTTATACCAAAATCACAGGCTTCACCCAGAAAAACACCACCTACAACACCTGGACCAAAATAAACGACGGAGTGGCCTTTCTGCTGCCCGCGGCCGCATTGGGTCAGTCAAACCTTCACCTGAAGTGGGAAGTCTCTGTGCCTTTGAGTAATGGATCCAATAAACAAAGTGCCTTCTATGGCATAGATGATATTTCTATCTCCGGAATGCCCGAGGAAGGCGTGTCGGTACTGAATTGGGCTGACATTGCGCTTAACGAAGATCCTTTCGCGGCAGGCAAATCGTATGCGGTTCATGAAAATAGCGTGACTTTCTCCAGGGCAAGTGCAGCCGGTGTTACAGTTTCGAAGGCATTGGTAACCAACGCTGATTTCCAGAACCCGATTAAATCGCTGACCCTGATACAGACAGGGGCTACCGCAACAAGAGGCACAACTCTGAAAATGAATTTCACAGAGCCGGTCTCTGACCTGACCTTCACCCTTTTTGATGTGGATCAGGTGACGGGGCAGTTTCAGGACCAGCTGGTGATAAAAGGCAAAGGCTTTTGGGGCCAGGAGATAATCCTGAAGAAAACAAAGGTGAAAACCACTTTCAACAATAGCTTTAGCCCTACCGCTAGTTCTGCAACCGGTGTTTCAGGTGCCGATGTGGCTGCCGCAGCGAACGGTGGTAACGTTACATTTACCTTCAGCGAGCCTGTGGGCGAGGTTACGATAGAATACTATAACAACGATGCCGCGAAGGGTAACCAGGGCATTGGCATTCATAACCTGAACTGGAGAAGAGCACATGCCATCTCAGCACTTCCCGTTGAATTGATTTTCTTTAAAGGTGCAGTGCAGAACAGCAGTGCAAAATTATCCTGGGCAACAGCACAGGAGCAGGAGAACGAAAAGTTTGAAGTGGAGCGCAGCCTTGATGGCAAAACCTTTTTAAAGGTTGGGGAAGTTCAGGGGAAAGGCAACAGCAGCATCAGGACCGCCTACAGCTATACAGATACAACCCCTGGGGCAGGTACTACCTATTACCGTCTGCGCCAGATTGATTACGACGGCACCGTATCCTTTTCAAACGTTATTGCACTTAATGTTCAGGGGCAAAGCTTACAGGGCGCTAATTTGGCTAACATATACCCCACTTTAGCCTCTTCCGAAGTAAACATTAGCCTGGCTGTTGACCAGGCGACCGTACGGGTGCTTGATGTAAACGGACGCGCTGTTGGGCAGTACACACTGAAAACCAGCAGTATGGTGTTGCCAGTGGAGAACCTACAGCCAGGCGTGTACTTTGTAGTGATAACAGATGGGACCCGGCAGCAAACACAGCGCATTGTAAAGCGATAA
- a CDS encoding Hsp20/alpha crystallin family protein: MKLIKDKEFLRNIAHQIDLLNTLGGGVSETYVDVEKYKKGAVINVWAASVNPESFKVVLNNNQLTLFSVLQSDENPEMAAPMFNRTFMLPPQVDLKRIEAVYEDGQLQVKLPYHEDTGKFREIEIKQL; this comes from the coding sequence ATGAAACTTATAAAAGATAAAGAATTTTTAAGAAACATTGCCCACCAGATCGACTTGCTGAACACTCTCGGCGGCGGTGTGAGTGAGACATATGTGGATGTAGAAAAATATAAGAAAGGCGCTGTCATCAACGTGTGGGCGGCAAGCGTGAACCCGGAGTCGTTTAAGGTCGTGCTCAACAACAACCAACTGACCCTGTTCTCGGTGCTGCAGAGCGATGAGAACCCGGAAATGGCCGCTCCTATGTTCAACCGAACATTTATGCTGCCACCTCAGGTAGACCTGAAACGCATTGAGGCCGTGTACGAAGATGGCCAGTTACAGGTAAAGTTGCCCTACCACGAAGACACAGGCAAGTTCCGCGAGATAGAAATCAAGCAGCTGTAA
- a CDS encoding GNAT family N-acetyltransferase, which yields MNRTATPAYTLREIAGLPAMLAQYPLIRQLNPLLDLERYEELLRIMLPQNYRMVGAFSESGTCVGLSGFWIAAKFYSGKYLEVDNFVVEEAHRSAGVGKLLSDWMLQLASQEGCHTIMLDAYVTNSAAHRFYFREGFHIKSYHFFKTLTP from the coding sequence ATGAACCGAACTGCCACGCCTGCTTACACCTTGCGCGAAATAGCCGGACTGCCCGCTATGCTCGCACAGTACCCCCTGATCCGGCAGCTGAACCCTCTCCTGGATCTGGAGCGCTACGAGGAGCTGCTGCGTATTATGCTGCCGCAAAACTACCGTATGGTGGGCGCTTTTAGCGAGAGCGGCACCTGCGTGGGCCTTTCGGGCTTCTGGATAGCGGCCAAATTCTACAGTGGCAAGTACCTGGAGGTGGATAACTTTGTGGTGGAGGAGGCGCATCGGTCGGCCGGTGTGGGCAAGCTGCTCTCCGACTGGATGCTGCAGCTGGCCTCGCAGGAGGGCTGCCATACTATTATGCTCGATGCGTACGTTACAAACAGTGCTGCCCATCGCTTTTACTTCCGGGAGGGATTTCATATCAAGAGCTATCACTTTTTCAAAACCCTGACCCCATGA
- a CDS encoding MmcQ/YjbR family DNA-binding protein gives MTIEDLQELCRQLPGVTESIKWEHDLCFCVADKMFLVVGLDASPVTASFKVEPEAFEEMSTRTGFKPAPYLARYKWVALDDINRLSPTDWDKYARHSYRLVVEKLPKKMRQKVGI, from the coding sequence ATGACAATAGAAGACCTACAGGAGCTGTGCCGGCAGCTGCCCGGTGTAACCGAAAGTATAAAGTGGGAGCACGACCTGTGCTTTTGCGTGGCCGATAAAATGTTTCTGGTGGTGGGCCTGGATGCCTCGCCCGTGACGGCATCGTTTAAAGTGGAGCCGGAAGCGTTTGAGGAGATGAGCACCCGTACCGGTTTTAAGCCAGCCCCGTACCTGGCCCGCTACAAGTGGGTGGCGCTGGATGATATTAACCGCCTGAGTCCGACCGATTGGGACAAGTATGCGCGGCACTCTTACCGGCTGGTAGTGGAGAAGCTGCCCAAAAAGATGCGGCAGAAAGTGGGCATCTAA
- a CDS encoding alpha/beta fold hydrolase translates to MENLLLLHGALGSAAMLEPLKQALQDSFRVHTLDFSGHGGKPLPQEPFTMQQLAQEVLAFLEEEEIGSAHIFGYSMGGYAALSLALQHPERIRSIHTLATKFAWSPEAAEKETKLLNPEKVAEKVPQFAATLAQRHAPQSWQQLMRHTAGMMRGLGNSPILTAGTLPQVQLPVQVTVGDRDNMVTVEETLWAYRLLPNVRLQVLPATRHPLDTLNTEDLSAQIRQFIRQVAVSPTPIR, encoded by the coding sequence ATGGAAAACCTATTACTGCTACACGGCGCCCTCGGCTCGGCCGCGATGCTGGAGCCGCTTAAACAGGCGCTTCAGGATTCTTTTCGGGTACACACCCTCGATTTTTCAGGCCATGGGGGCAAACCACTGCCTCAGGAGCCTTTTACCATGCAGCAACTAGCGCAGGAGGTGCTGGCATTTCTGGAGGAGGAGGAGATTGGCAGCGCGCACATTTTCGGGTACAGCATGGGCGGCTATGCTGCGCTAAGCCTGGCCCTGCAGCACCCTGAGCGCATCCGGAGCATTCATACGCTGGCCACTAAGTTTGCCTGGTCGCCTGAGGCCGCCGAGAAAGAAACGAAGCTGCTGAACCCGGAAAAGGTGGCCGAGAAGGTGCCCCAGTTTGCCGCCACCCTCGCCCAACGCCATGCCCCCCAAAGCTGGCAGCAGCTGATGCGCCACACGGCCGGCATGATGCGCGGCTTAGGCAATTCGCCCATACTTACCGCCGGCACGCTGCCACAGGTACAGCTGCCGGTGCAGGTAACTGTGGGCGACCGCGACAATATGGTGACGGTGGAGGAGACGCTCTGGGCTTACCGGCTGCTCCCAAACGTCCGCCTGCAGGTGCTCCCCGCTACCCGCCACCCGCTGGATACACTCAACACAGAAGATTTATCGGCCCAAATCAGGCAATTCATCCGCCAGGTTGCCGTTTCACCTACACCCATACGTTAG
- a CDS encoding septal ring lytic transglycosylase RlpA family protein, with amino-acid sequence MYTNLPAPLQPLVRCARHAFAATLVALCMSSCASTAPGFGEKGYTEQGKASYYARKFQGRTMANGEKYRRGKLTAAHKELPFGTKVKVTNTQTRKTVKVEITDRGPFVRGRIIDLSEAAARRVGMLDAGVAPVKMKVVKAAKGR; translated from the coding sequence ATGTACACAAACTTACCTGCACCCCTTCAGCCTTTAGTTCGATGCGCCAGGCATGCCTTTGCGGCCACCCTGGTAGCCCTCTGCATGAGCTCCTGCGCCAGCACTGCCCCCGGTTTCGGGGAAAAGGGTTATACCGAACAAGGCAAAGCCTCTTATTACGCCCGGAAGTTTCAGGGCCGCACCATGGCCAACGGCGAGAAGTACCGACGGGGCAAACTGACAGCCGCCCATAAGGAACTTCCCTTCGGCACCAAGGTGAAGGTAACGAACACACAAACCAGGAAAACCGTGAAAGTGGAGATAACCGATCGTGGACCGTTCGTACGCGGGCGCATCATCGATTTGTCTGAGGCGGCGGCAAGGCGCGTAGGCATGCTGGACGCTGGCGTAGCACCTGTAAAAATGAAGGTGGTGAAAGCTGCAAAAGGCCGCTAG
- a CDS encoding ZIP family metal transporter encodes MIIAILALFITVVLSGFLVKVFPPSNTKWLKIALAFSGAYLFTITIVHLLPDALLGSDNSSYQVGYWVLAGFFLQLVLEQFSHGVEHGHMHQHHGRTDAIPFLLLGSLFIHSFLEGSILVERGHSHGGHSHTSDNFYVVLLGIALHHVPAAFALMSVLLSRLNNFRKAFMWLLVFAIGSPLGILVSNTVLAQEAPGGLVYTALTGLVAGNFLHISTTILFETSPDHRFNQAKLIATLVGLALALVSDFI; translated from the coding sequence ATGATCATTGCTATACTTGCCCTTTTCATCACGGTAGTGCTTTCGGGCTTTCTGGTAAAAGTCTTTCCGCCAAGTAACACAAAATGGCTTAAAATCGCCCTTGCCTTCAGTGGGGCCTACCTGTTTACCATCACCATTGTGCACCTGCTGCCCGATGCCCTGTTGGGCTCTGATAACAGCTCTTACCAGGTTGGCTATTGGGTGTTGGCCGGGTTCTTTCTGCAACTGGTATTGGAGCAGTTTTCGCACGGTGTGGAGCACGGCCACATGCACCAGCACCACGGCCGCACCGATGCCATACCCTTTCTGCTGTTGGGCTCGCTGTTCATCCATTCCTTTCTGGAGGGGAGCATACTGGTGGAGCGGGGACATTCGCATGGCGGACATTCCCATACTTCCGATAATTTTTACGTGGTGCTGCTCGGTATTGCCCTGCACCACGTGCCGGCAGCCTTTGCCTTAATGTCGGTGCTGCTCTCGCGGCTCAACAACTTCAGGAAAGCCTTTATGTGGCTGCTGGTGTTTGCCATCGGTTCGCCGCTGGGAATTCTGGTGAGCAACACGGTGCTTGCCCAGGAGGCACCGGGCGGGCTTGTCTATACCGCGCTTACAGGCCTGGTAGCCGGTAACTTCCTGCACATCTCCACCACCATCCTCTTCGAAACCAGCCCCGATCACCGCTTTAACCAAGCCAAACTTATCGCTACGCTTGTCGGCCTGGCGCTGGCGCTGGTGAGTGATTTCATTTAG
- a CDS encoding SAM-dependent methyltransferase, producing the protein MAVQQETEWFSTWFDSPYYHILYKDRDMQEARHFIHNLLVHLHPKPHEKILDLACGKGRHSLYLSQQGFEVTGIDLSRQSINYARQFANERLHFDVHDMRHVYRQEEFDFILNLFTSFGYFETDTENIVALCATAESLKHGGKLVIDFMNTDKVIDHLVAHEEKEVQGINFKITRGVENGFIIKTIDFEDAGEHYHFEERVRALRQEDFLEYFKMTQLRLVETFGDYDLNPYNQATSDRMVFVLKK; encoded by the coding sequence ATGGCCGTACAACAGGAGACAGAGTGGTTTAGTACCTGGTTCGACTCCCCTTACTATCACATCCTTTACAAGGACCGTGACATGCAGGAGGCGCGCCATTTTATTCATAACCTCCTGGTGCACCTGCACCCTAAGCCGCACGAGAAGATACTGGATCTTGCCTGCGGCAAAGGCCGGCACTCGCTGTACCTGAGCCAGCAGGGCTTTGAGGTGACTGGCATCGACCTCTCCCGCCAAAGTATAAACTACGCCAGGCAGTTTGCCAACGAGCGGCTGCATTTCGATGTGCATGACATGCGGCATGTGTACCGGCAGGAGGAGTTTGATTTTATACTGAACCTGTTCACCAGCTTCGGGTACTTCGAAACGGACACGGAGAATATTGTGGCGCTTTGTGCCACAGCCGAGAGCCTGAAGCACGGCGGAAAACTCGTGATTGATTTTATGAACACCGATAAGGTGATCGACCACCTGGTGGCGCATGAGGAAAAAGAGGTGCAGGGAATAAACTTTAAAATCACGCGCGGCGTAGAAAACGGCTTTATTATCAAAACGATAGATTTTGAGGACGCAGGAGAACACTACCACTTTGAGGAGCGGGTGCGGGCGCTGCGCCAGGAGGACTTTCTGGAGTACTTCAAAATGACGCAACTGCGCCTGGTAGAAACCTTCGGAGATTATGACCTGAACCCATACAACCAGGCCACCAGCGACCGGATGGTATTTGTCCTGAAGAAATAA
- the nadC gene encoding carboxylating nicotinate-nucleotide diphosphorylase: MKPTYLTENSIRDFIAAALAEDVGDGDHSSLAAIPADAQNQARLLVKGDGILAGVELAGYIFKAVDPALQLEVLLQDGAEIKKGDVAFTVKGKAQAILTAERLVLNCMQRMSGIASYTHYLSSLIAGTGAKLLDTRKTTPNFRMMEKWAVVIGGGTNHRYGLYDMVMLKDNHVDYAGGIREAITATQKYLAEKGKDLKIEVETRTLDEVREAIETGGIYRIMLDNMSPALMREAVAIIGGKYETEASGGITEETIREVAETGVDFISVGALTHSIKSIDLSLKAYK; the protein is encoded by the coding sequence GTGAAACCGACTTATCTAACCGAAAACAGCATACGCGATTTTATCGCAGCGGCACTGGCCGAGGATGTAGGCGACGGAGACCACTCCTCGCTGGCAGCCATACCGGCCGATGCGCAGAACCAGGCGCGGCTGCTGGTGAAGGGCGACGGCATTCTGGCGGGCGTTGAGCTGGCCGGCTACATCTTCAAGGCCGTAGATCCCGCGTTGCAGCTGGAGGTGCTGCTGCAGGATGGCGCCGAGATCAAGAAAGGCGATGTGGCCTTTACGGTGAAGGGAAAGGCGCAGGCCATACTTACCGCCGAGCGTCTGGTGCTGAACTGCATGCAGCGCATGAGTGGCATCGCCAGTTATACCCATTACCTGTCGTCGCTGATTGCCGGCACGGGCGCCAAGCTGCTGGATACCCGCAAAACAACCCCTAACTTCCGGATGATGGAGAAATGGGCGGTGGTAATCGGCGGCGGCACAAACCACCGCTACGGCCTCTACGACATGGTGATGCTGAAGGACAACCACGTGGATTATGCCGGCGGCATCCGCGAGGCCATCACAGCCACGCAAAAATACCTGGCAGAGAAAGGGAAAGACCTGAAAATTGAGGTGGAGACCAGAACGCTGGACGAAGTGCGGGAGGCCATTGAGACCGGCGGCATCTACCGCATTATGCTTGATAACATGTCGCCTGCCCTGATGCGGGAGGCGGTTGCCATCATCGGCGGCAAGTATGAAACTGAGGCATCCGGCGGAATAACGGAGGAAACGATACGCGAAGTGGCCGAAACCGGCGTAGACTTCATATCGGTGGGCGCCTTGACGCACTCCATTAAAAGCATTGACCTTAGCCTGAAGGCGTACAAATAA
- a CDS encoding DUF4783 domain-containing protein translates to MKNFKKVAVVFSMLLAVVFFTAGQAVAQGDAMGNVKQAMKVGSAKDLARNFGSMVEITLDGGDATSYSSTQAEYVMKNFFAKNAPVDFSVNHNGTSDKGQLYAIGTYASNGGSYTVLIRMKSAGGKYLIHSMNFIKD, encoded by the coding sequence ATGAAAAACTTCAAAAAGGTAGCAGTTGTATTCTCGATGTTGTTGGCGGTCGTGTTTTTTACGGCTGGGCAGGCGGTGGCACAGGGCGATGCCATGGGTAACGTGAAACAGGCCATGAAAGTAGGCTCGGCCAAAGACTTGGCCCGGAACTTCGGCAGCATGGTGGAAATTACCCTGGACGGCGGTGACGCCACCAGTTACAGCAGCACGCAGGCGGAGTATGTGATGAAGAACTTCTTTGCCAAGAATGCCCCGGTTGATTTCAGCGTGAACCACAACGGTACGTCTGATAAAGGCCAGCTGTATGCCATCGGTACTTACGCCTCAAACGGCGGCTCGTACACCGTGCTGATCCGGATGAAGTCCGCCGGAGGCAAATATCTGATCCACTCCATGAATTTTATCAAAGATTAA
- the gpmI gene encoding 2,3-bisphosphoglycerate-independent phosphoglycerate mutase, translating into MDKKVLLMILDGWGITTNPEVSAIQKAHTPFIDSILQKYPNSTLFASGEYVGLPDGQMGNSEVGHMNIGAGRVVYQDLVRVNKAISDRKLATMPALANAFAYAKENKRDVHFIGLLSDGGVHSHINHLKALCSAAYDYDLHNVYIHAFTDGRDTDPKGGVKYINELEQHLEHTSGTIASIIGRYYAMDRDNRWERVKLAYDLLVKGEGAPSQNLIKSVLDSYNAGVTDEFIKPIVKVNDRGEPVATIKDGDVVICFNFRTDRGREITQALTQRDFPEQDMHKLNLRYITMTNYDDSFLQVEAIFEKDNLNNTLGEVLARAGKKQIRIAETEKYPHVTFFFSGGRETQFEGESRLMCPSPKVATYDLQPEMSAYDIRDAIVPELQQKSADFICLNFANPDMVGHTGVFEAAVKACETVDTCAHDVATAALENGYDIIVIADHGNADMMINEDGTPNTAHTTNLVPFILVSNDFKGELRQGKLGDLAPTILDLMGLEQPEDMTGTSLIIRN; encoded by the coding sequence ATGGATAAAAAGGTACTCTTAATGATTTTGGACGGGTGGGGCATCACGACCAACCCGGAGGTTTCAGCCATACAAAAAGCGCACACCCCCTTCATTGATTCTATACTTCAAAAATACCCCAACTCTACTCTATTTGCTTCCGGCGAGTACGTGGGCCTGCCTGACGGGCAGATGGGCAATTCGGAAGTAGGGCACATGAACATCGGCGCGGGCCGTGTGGTGTACCAGGACCTGGTGCGCGTGAACAAAGCCATCTCAGATCGCAAACTTGCCACCATGCCTGCGCTGGCAAACGCCTTTGCCTATGCCAAAGAAAACAAGCGCGACGTTCACTTTATCGGTCTGCTGTCTGACGGCGGCGTGCACTCACACATCAACCACCTGAAGGCGCTTTGCTCGGCAGCCTACGACTATGACCTGCACAATGTATATATCCATGCCTTTACCGATGGCCGCGACACCGACCCGAAAGGCGGCGTGAAATACATCAATGAGCTGGAGCAGCACCTGGAGCACACCTCCGGCACCATCGCCTCCATTATCGGCCGCTACTACGCCATGGACCGCGACAACCGCTGGGAGCGCGTAAAGCTGGCCTACGACCTGCTGGTGAAAGGAGAGGGAGCGCCGTCGCAGAACCTGATTAAGTCGGTGCTGGATTCCTATAATGCCGGCGTTACCGATGAATTCATCAAGCCGATTGTGAAAGTAAACGACAGGGGAGAGCCGGTAGCCACCATCAAAGACGGCGATGTGGTGATCTGCTTTAACTTCCGCACCGACCGTGGCCGTGAAATTACGCAGGCCCTCACGCAGCGCGATTTCCCGGAGCAGGACATGCACAAACTGAACCTGCGCTATATCACTATGACCAATTATGATGATAGCTTCTTACAGGTAGAGGCTATTTTCGAGAAAGATAACCTGAATAATACCCTGGGCGAAGTACTGGCCCGGGCAGGAAAGAAGCAGATCCGGATTGCCGAAACGGAAAAGTACCCGCACGTAACCTTCTTTTTCTCGGGTGGCCGCGAAACACAGTTTGAGGGTGAAAGCCGCCTGATGTGCCCTTCGCCCAAAGTAGCCACCTACGACCTGCAACCAGAAATGAGCGCTTACGACATTCGTGACGCTATTGTGCCGGAGCTGCAGCAGAAGAGCGCTGATTTTATCTGCCTGAACTTTGCCAACCCCGACATGGTGGGCCATACCGGTGTGTTTGAGGCCGCCGTGAAAGCCTGCGAAACCGTGGATACGTGCGCACACGATGTGGCTACGGCAGCTCTGGAAAACGGGTATGACATCATTGTGATTGCCGACCATGGCAACGCCGACATGATGATCAACGAAGACGGCACGCCAAACACCGCGCACACCACCAACCTGGTGCCTTTTATACTTGTGAGCAACGACTTTAAAGGAGAGTTGCGCCAGGGCAAGTTAGGCGACCTTGCCCCCACCATCCTGGACCTGATGGGCCTGGAGCAGCCGGAAGATATGACCGGCACCTCATTGATCATAAGAAACTAA